Proteins from a genomic interval of Diospyros lotus cultivar Yz01 chromosome 6, ASM1463336v1, whole genome shotgun sequence:
- the LOC127803132 gene encoding agamous-like MADS-box protein TM6 isoform X2 — MGNGKIEIKRIENPTNRQVTYSKRRNGLFKKAQELTVLCDAKISLLIFSSKGKCNEYISPNTTTKKIYDQYQNTLGIDLWNTHYESMQEQWRKLKEINDKLRRETGQRKGGDLMSYLSFDELRRLEQNMAASLTTIRDRKVRNLEERYGDLLLKYEAKCEDTWFGLTADHGDYNSAVGFANEACNLYAPRLQAAGHPDLHHGGAF; from the exons ATGGGCAACGGAAAGATCGAGATAAAGAGGATAGAGAATCCAACGAACAGGCAGGTCACTTACTCCAAGCGAAGAAATGGTCTCTTCAAGAAAGCCCAAGAGCTCACAGTTCTCTGTGATGCCAAGATCTCTCTCCTTATCTTCTCCAGCAAAGGCAAATGCAATGAATATATCAGTCCCAACACCAC GACGAAGAAGATCTATGATCAGTACCAGAACACTCTTGGCATCGACCTATGGAACACGCACTACGAG AGTATGCAAGAGCAATGGAGGAAACTGAAGGAGATCAACGATAAACTAAGGAGAGAGACCGG GCAGAGAAAGGGTGGTGATTTGATGAGCTATCTGAGCTTTGATGAACTGCGTAGACTGGAGCAAAACATGGCTGCTTCTCTGACGACTATACGGGACAGAAAG GTGAGGAACTTGGAGGAAAGGTATGGAGATCTCCTACTAAAATAT GAAGCGAAATGCGAAGATACCTGGTTCGGATTGACTGCCGACCACGGCGACTACAACTCTGCGGTTGGATTTGCAAACGAGGCCTGCAATCTGTATGCTCCCCGCCTGCAAGCCGCGGGCCACCCTGACCTTCACCATGGAGGAGCATTTTGA
- the LOC127803132 gene encoding agamous-like MADS-box protein TM6 isoform X1 codes for MGNGKIEIKRIENPTNRQVTYSKRRNGLFKKAQELTVLCDAKISLLIFSSKGKCNEYISPNTTTKKIYDQYQNTLGIDLWNTHYESMQEQWRKLKEINDKLRRETGQRKGGDLMSYLSFDELRRLEQNMAASLTTIRDRKYHVIKTQTETCKKKVRNLEERYGDLLLKYEAKCEDTWFGLTADHGDYNSAVGFANEACNLYAPRLQAAGHPDLHHGGAF; via the exons ATGGGCAACGGAAAGATCGAGATAAAGAGGATAGAGAATCCAACGAACAGGCAGGTCACTTACTCCAAGCGAAGAAATGGTCTCTTCAAGAAAGCCCAAGAGCTCACAGTTCTCTGTGATGCCAAGATCTCTCTCCTTATCTTCTCCAGCAAAGGCAAATGCAATGAATATATCAGTCCCAACACCAC GACGAAGAAGATCTATGATCAGTACCAGAACACTCTTGGCATCGACCTATGGAACACGCACTACGAG AGTATGCAAGAGCAATGGAGGAAACTGAAGGAGATCAACGATAAACTAAGGAGAGAGACCGG GCAGAGAAAGGGTGGTGATTTGATGAGCTATCTGAGCTTTGATGAACTGCGTAGACTGGAGCAAAACATGGCTGCTTCTCTGACGACTATACGGGACAGAAAG TATCATGTGATCAAGACTCAGACGGAGACTTGCAAGAAGAAG GTGAGGAACTTGGAGGAAAGGTATGGAGATCTCCTACTAAAATAT GAAGCGAAATGCGAAGATACCTGGTTCGGATTGACTGCCGACCACGGCGACTACAACTCTGCGGTTGGATTTGCAAACGAGGCCTGCAATCTGTATGCTCCCCGCCTGCAAGCCGCGGGCCACCCTGACCTTCACCATGGAGGAGCATTTTGA